In the Longimicrobiales bacterium genome, one interval contains:
- a CDS encoding porin — translation MTPTSMRALLVLSASLAFAPLSANAQYVEPRRPVERTELGGRVHMQMSASSVGSVPATEFILRRARLWAASRLNDWIDAAVQIDIAKGQVVGRYAFIRFELDPGFIVTTGQFKRAFDLFELTSSSQILAIERDGNIPGVSDCTGVSGLCSYSRFSERLQHSSIDVGVLIEGDLADGRLSYGATLTNGGGGNTRETNNAKSVSGRVEWYPVEKLRIGGNYSFHDYTNEITGTDDYAPARAFDVEWGNFDEGLHVQLGVMAGDNWRALTPSGSSPRFLTYQGIATYKSVLSNPGKVLAVEPIGRVSWGDPDRSTGRDGGWLMTPGVILHFTGRNRLAVNVDVWKPQTGVTAWGLKVHTSVYF, via the coding sequence GTGACCCCGACCTCTATGCGCGCCCTTCTCGTCTTGAGTGCGTCCCTGGCTTTTGCCCCGTTATCGGCAAACGCACAGTACGTGGAGCCACGCCGGCCGGTTGAGCGCACCGAGTTGGGTGGACGAGTGCACATGCAGATGTCCGCCTCCTCTGTGGGTAGCGTGCCCGCGACCGAATTCATCCTGCGCCGTGCCCGCCTATGGGCGGCTTCGCGTCTCAATGATTGGATCGATGCGGCCGTTCAAATCGACATCGCGAAAGGTCAGGTGGTGGGTCGCTACGCCTTCATTCGTTTTGAACTCGATCCTGGCTTCATCGTGACGACCGGCCAATTCAAGCGAGCGTTCGATCTCTTCGAACTGACAAGCTCGAGTCAGATCTTGGCCATCGAACGGGACGGCAACATTCCGGGCGTGTCGGACTGCACCGGGGTGAGCGGACTGTGTTCGTACTCTCGATTCTCGGAGAGGCTTCAACACTCCTCAATCGACGTGGGCGTGCTCATTGAAGGCGACCTCGCGGACGGTCGTCTCTCTTATGGCGCCACACTCACCAACGGAGGCGGCGGAAACACACGCGAGACCAACAACGCCAAGTCGGTGTCAGGCCGCGTCGAGTGGTACCCCGTAGAGAAGCTCCGAATTGGTGGCAACTACAGCTTCCACGACTACACCAACGAAATCACGGGTACAGACGACTACGCGCCGGCCCGTGCATTCGACGTCGAGTGGGGAAATTTCGACGAAGGGCTTCACGTCCAGTTGGGTGTGATGGCTGGAGACAACTGGCGCGCACTCACACCCTCAGGCAGCAGCCCGCGGTTTCTGACCTACCAAGGGATCGCGACGTACAAGTCCGTCCTCTCCAACCCAGGAAAAGTCCTCGCCGTAGAGCCTATTGGCCGGGTGAGCTGGGGTGATCCGGATCGTTCGACCGGAAGGGATGGCGGGTGGCTGATGACGCCGGGGGTGATTCTCCACTTCACGGGCCGGAATCGGTTGGCCGTGAATGTGGACGTGTGGAAGCCCCAAACGGGGGTCACCGCATGGGGCCTCAAAGTGCACACCTCAGTCTACTTCTAG
- a CDS encoding FAD-dependent oxidoreductase, with amino-acid sequence MSRPKFLVVGGGVIGVSCAYALARRGADVQVLERDTLGAGASGGNAGTVSAGHPPLNRPGRIVQALTQMLDPASPLFLPPRWDPKLWQWLLGFGRYCTHEHVESCMQVMAPLGMDALHLFDDLIEAEGIECGYKTEGYFEVCSTQKGLVQVKYESSIIERHGYHPQTVSGDELRDREPAFGRDMIGGMFYPEARTLDPLRFLIELADRSRRLGVSINEGASVSEVTTAGGRATGVRLSNGDVLEADSVVLATGPFSLDLAARVGTRLPVQPGKGYHRDIEIRTGGAPPLGVACVLSETSVFCTPMDGFVRFAGTMEFSGENDVMRRARLEQLTMAGRLCFPDLGHAAPSSEWCGLRPMAVDGMPIVGALDGIEDLAVATGHGMLGLTLGPVTGEMIANQVFGEEDVRLQAFSPSRFQGFDD; translated from the coding sequence GTGAGTAGACCCAAGTTTCTCGTGGTGGGTGGCGGTGTGATCGGAGTGAGCTGCGCCTATGCATTGGCGCGGAGGGGAGCCGACGTCCAGGTGCTGGAGCGCGACACTCTTGGCGCCGGTGCTTCTGGAGGGAATGCCGGGACAGTCTCGGCGGGGCATCCTCCGTTGAACCGACCTGGACGGATCGTCCAGGCGTTAACCCAGATGCTGGATCCGGCGTCGCCATTGTTTCTGCCGCCCCGGTGGGATCCGAAGCTCTGGCAGTGGCTCCTTGGATTCGGTCGATATTGCACCCACGAACACGTCGAGTCCTGCATGCAGGTGATGGCTCCACTCGGGATGGATGCACTGCATCTCTTCGACGACCTCATCGAAGCCGAAGGTATCGAGTGTGGCTACAAGACCGAGGGGTATTTCGAAGTCTGTTCCACCCAGAAGGGCCTCGTGCAGGTCAAGTACGAGTCGTCGATCATCGAGCGACATGGGTACCACCCGCAGACGGTGAGTGGAGACGAGCTCCGGGATCGGGAACCGGCGTTCGGTCGAGACATGATCGGGGGGATGTTCTATCCTGAAGCGCGCACACTCGACCCGTTGAGGTTCCTCATCGAACTCGCTGACCGCTCGCGCCGGCTGGGCGTAAGTATCAATGAGGGGGCCTCAGTGAGCGAAGTCACGACCGCAGGAGGTCGAGCCACTGGGGTCCGCTTGTCGAATGGGGATGTGCTCGAAGCGGACAGCGTAGTGCTGGCGACCGGGCCTTTCAGCCTCGACCTCGCGGCTCGGGTGGGTACTCGTTTACCGGTGCAGCCCGGGAAGGGGTACCACCGAGACATCGAGATCCGTACCGGTGGGGCACCGCCGCTTGGGGTCGCCTGTGTACTGAGTGAGACCTCGGTGTTTTGTACGCCCATGGACGGGTTCGTCCGGTTTGCGGGGACCATGGAATTTTCGGGGGAGAACGACGTGATGCGGCGGGCTCGACTCGAGCAGCTCACGATGGCAGGTCGTCTTTGTTTTCCCGATTTGGGGCACGCAGCGCCGTCGTCCGAATGGTGCGGTTTGCGCCCGATGGCGGTTGACGGAATGCCGATCGTTGGAGCCCTGGATGGCATCGAGGATCTCGCTGTTGCAACCGGGCACGGCATGCTCGGACTGACACTTGGGCCGGTTACCGGAGAGATGATCGCTAATCAAGTGTTCGGCGAGGAGGATGTGCGCCTCCAGGCATTCTCGCCGAGCCGTTTTCAGGGGTTCGACGACTAG
- a CDS encoding SUF system NifU family Fe-S cluster assembly protein translates to METPQLSSLYQQLILEHYRNPRNKAEMEENTVEIHMANPVCGDEIKLQLRIEGDHIAEAKFVGQGCSISQAAISMMTIKLQGASLEEAGALVGRFTELMHGDPEAAKDKSLGDLRVLQGVSKFPVRVKCALIGFDALQEALKKHGASD, encoded by the coding sequence ATGGAAACTCCGCAGCTCTCTTCTCTGTACCAGCAGCTCATTCTCGAGCACTACCGCAACCCGCGGAACAAGGCCGAGATGGAGGAGAATACTGTAGAAATCCACATGGCCAATCCGGTCTGCGGAGACGAGATCAAGCTGCAACTCCGCATTGAGGGCGATCACATTGCCGAGGCGAAGTTCGTCGGCCAAGGATGTTCCATCTCTCAAGCCGCCATCAGTATGATGACGATCAAGTTGCAGGGTGCCTCTCTAGAAGAAGCCGGCGCACTTGTCGGGCGATTCACAGAATTGATGCACGGGGACCCGGAAGCGGCAAAGGACAAATCGCTGGGTGACCTTCGGGTACTACAAGGAGTCAGCAAGTTCCCGGTGCGCGTAAAGTGCGCGCTCATTGGGTTCGATGCGCTTCAAGAAGCGCTGAAGAAGCACGGAGCGTCAGACTGA
- a CDS encoding methylated-DNA--[protein]-cysteine S-methyltransferase: protein MWVSATGVRRIEFGRLPKEDHTDTPEEWPDNLREAVRQLTEYFDRKREVFDLPLDFGGMTTPFQDQVYERLMGIKYGQVVSYGQVARDIEKPDMARAVGQAVGANPIPIIVPCHRVVGSDGRLTGFAGGLKAKVGLLKLEGIGVDGSAANSKVRPEVIPLDL from the coding sequence GTGTGGGTCTCGGCCACCGGCGTGCGTCGCATCGAGTTCGGCCGCCTGCCCAAAGAAGACCACACGGACACGCCAGAGGAATGGCCGGACAACCTTCGGGAAGCAGTCCGGCAACTCACAGAGTACTTCGACCGGAAGCGTGAGGTGTTCGACCTCCCCCTCGATTTCGGTGGAATGACGACCCCGTTTCAGGACCAAGTTTATGAGCGCCTGATGGGCATTAAGTACGGCCAGGTTGTCTCCTATGGTCAAGTAGCCAGGGACATCGAAAAGCCCGACATGGCAAGGGCCGTCGGTCAGGCTGTCGGAGCGAACCCGATACCCATCATCGTTCCTTGCCACAGGGTTGTCGGGTCTGACGGGCGATTGACGGGTTTCGCTGGGGGACTGAAGGCGAAGGTCGGCCTACTGAAACTCGAAGGGATCGGCGTCGATGGCTCGGCAGCGAACAGCAAAGTACGCCCAGAGGTCATCCCTCTGGATCTCTAG
- a CDS encoding alcohol dehydrogenase catalytic domain-containing protein: MRAVSFNVTIPSFLIGKGFGKITESAIFGGFSGVTFGDVAEPSLPDGDWVRLEILKAGICGTDIGTLTFKASPAMEPFGSFPAVLGHEILARVLEVGSNVSSVTPGQRVVVDPMISCTMRGFPGDGQCPSCSGGSHCTCERMGEEGVVQVDGEPLKRGAMIGYHASLPGAWAERMIAHESQLFPVADEMSDNTAALIEPIAVGMHAVLGSRPFDPGPVLVIGSGPIALGTIWSLRAAGYEGPIVAQIKRGPEADIARSLGASKVVSPGDEARQALVDTGSQAYMPIVGEEVYAGGGFPVIFDCVGSGQTISQSLRFAAPRARIVMLGCAAEIKNLNLTFLWARELDVKGFVGYGIEDWKGERQHTFQITHDMLLEMGAPVDQMVTHVFPLDQYQNALSTAANRRKTGSIKVLLDPLAG, from the coding sequence ATGCGAGCCGTTTCATTCAACGTCACGATTCCGAGTTTCTTGATTGGAAAAGGGTTCGGGAAGATCACCGAGTCAGCCATTTTTGGCGGCTTCAGCGGTGTGACCTTCGGTGACGTTGCGGAGCCGTCCTTACCCGATGGTGATTGGGTCCGGCTCGAGATTCTGAAGGCGGGCATTTGTGGTACTGACATCGGAACGCTGACGTTCAAGGCGAGTCCCGCCATGGAGCCGTTCGGTTCATTTCCAGCTGTACTCGGACATGAGATCCTCGCGCGAGTCCTGGAAGTCGGCTCAAATGTCTCAAGCGTTACGCCCGGACAACGGGTTGTCGTAGACCCAATGATTTCCTGCACGATGAGGGGCTTCCCAGGGGACGGACAATGCCCATCGTGCTCTGGAGGAAGTCACTGCACCTGTGAACGAATGGGTGAGGAGGGAGTGGTCCAGGTCGACGGTGAGCCGCTGAAGCGCGGTGCCATGATTGGCTATCACGCATCGCTCCCCGGAGCTTGGGCCGAGAGGATGATTGCACACGAGAGTCAACTCTTTCCGGTAGCCGACGAGATGTCGGACAACACAGCTGCCCTGATCGAGCCGATCGCGGTGGGCATGCATGCGGTTTTAGGGTCACGGCCCTTTGACCCGGGCCCGGTGCTCGTCATTGGGAGTGGCCCCATCGCGCTCGGGACGATCTGGTCCTTGAGAGCGGCTGGCTATGAAGGTCCGATCGTCGCTCAAATCAAACGAGGTCCCGAAGCGGACATCGCACGGAGCTTGGGTGCTTCCAAGGTCGTGTCTCCGGGAGATGAAGCGCGGCAGGCCCTCGTGGACACGGGCAGTCAGGCCTATATGCCGATCGTTGGGGAAGAGGTTTATGCCGGCGGTGGCTTCCCAGTCATCTTCGATTGTGTGGGAAGCGGCCAGACGATTTCCCAATCCCTCCGGTTCGCGGCCCCGCGGGCGCGAATCGTCATGCTGGGGTGCGCCGCTGAGATCAAGAACCTGAACCTCACGTTCTTGTGGGCGCGTGAACTGGACGTGAAGGGTTTCGTCGGGTACGGAATCGAAGACTGGAAAGGTGAGCGTCAACATACGTTCCAGATCACCCACGACATGCTGCTCGAAATGGGAGCTCCGGTGGACCAGATGGTCACCCATGTATTTCCGCTCGATCAGTACCAGAACGCGTTGTCGACGGCTGCGAACCGCAGAAAGACCGGTTCGATCAAGGTGCTCCTGGATCCATTGGCCGGGTGA